A window of the Butyricimonas virosa genome harbors these coding sequences:
- a CDS encoding SusC/RagA family TonB-linked outer membrane protein, translating to MKEDTSTNLRQVIPWTLFTGKMILPLFLIIVFCSMTNNLHAQDTRLNLKLENTTLLDAIKQISTTTGMEFFYNTGQVKAYDKRISKEFSDTPLTQVLEFLLDKTPFTYKLEDKTIVIVQRPVQANTPQIKLIELKGVVFDKDTREPLPGVTVMIEGSQQGTATNANGEFIFPIDSGNYNIIFSFIGYERLVKKFNGNNSAEFREIQLAPAVETIEDVVVTGIYRRKKESFTGSASTYKVEDLKAAGTQNVLQSIRTLDPSFKINVNNQFGSDPNRLPDVEIRGKSSVMGLKEEYGTDPNQPLFILDGFETDLQTVMDLNMNRIASVTLLKDAASTAIYGSRAANGVLVIETKIPEKGVLSLSYKGDFSITMADLSDYNLMNAREKLEFETRAGRYTSTTNDPMDQIAMDNLRNQRLQDIERGVNTYWLSEPIRTGFVQKHNLYAEGGEERIRYGLGLSYGNTQGVMKGSDRQTISGNIDLVYRTGKFQFSNKFILDYMKTNNPAVPFSEYAKANPYFRKYNSEGGIDKYLYYTEDPEEYSVPNPLWNAHLNNYDVQDQFGFTNNFILEWFATNDLRARAKFGISKNSSTAEVRLSPQHSDFDEMSETEKGLYTNAQTKNLNYEGDISVTYGHLFAGKHMINAVAGFNFNTKENSKNGYKAIGFTEDEFDAPSFTNSYPAGSKPTYTESKTRAASFYINGGYAYDNRYLFDFNYRSDGTSVFGTNNRFRNTWSVGLGWNIHAEKFMENCDFFQLLKLRGSVGNPGNQNFASYQAFSTYAFTHWMSNIFGTGVILEGLGNPDLAWQETINYSLGTDVTMFNERVNLTVDLYRKKTDPLVAAITTPSSIGVKSVMMNMGQLKTDGIEVTLKVSPIYRPQDRFVWNISLNGTHAKSKYSKIGNRLQSMNEQNQANLNTTRYYDGGSPTDIWAVRSAGIDPATGQDLFIKKDGTYTFTYDKNDEVVVGNTEPKLEGVLGTTLYYKGLSFGCYLRYRLGGQVFNNALYEKVENIDREGINYNQDKRALYDRWSTPGQEAKFKRISLFQTTETSSRFVMDENTLSGESFNIGYEFTQPFIKHIGLSTLTVQANMNDIFRVSSVKSERGIDYPFARTMSFSISATF from the coding sequence ATGAAAGAAGACACTTCAACCAACCTTAGACAAGTAATTCCCTGGACGCTGTTCACGGGAAAAATGATCTTGCCTCTTTTCTTGATCATCGTATTTTGTAGCATGACAAATAATTTACATGCTCAAGATACGCGTCTCAATCTTAAACTGGAAAATACGACCCTTCTGGACGCTATCAAACAAATCAGCACCACCACGGGAATGGAATTCTTTTACAATACAGGACAGGTCAAGGCTTATGACAAACGCATTTCTAAAGAATTTTCTGACACCCCGCTAACACAAGTACTGGAATTTTTGTTGGACAAAACACCTTTCACGTACAAACTGGAAGATAAAACGATCGTTATCGTACAACGTCCGGTACAAGCTAATACACCCCAGATAAAACTTATCGAGCTAAAAGGTGTTGTGTTTGATAAAGATACCCGTGAACCTCTTCCCGGCGTGACCGTCATGATCGAAGGAAGTCAGCAGGGTACTGCAACCAATGCCAACGGAGAATTTATTTTCCCTATCGATTCGGGGAACTACAATATCATATTCTCTTTTATCGGTTACGAAAGATTAGTAAAAAAATTCAACGGTAACAATAGTGCGGAATTCCGGGAAATACAGCTTGCCCCCGCCGTGGAAACCATCGAAGACGTCGTGGTGACCGGAATATACCGAAGAAAAAAAGAGAGCTTCACGGGATCGGCAAGCACGTACAAGGTAGAAGACTTGAAAGCCGCCGGTACGCAAAATGTACTTCAAAGTATCAGGACACTGGACCCCTCTTTCAAGATTAACGTCAATAATCAATTCGGATCAGACCCGAACCGGTTGCCGGACGTGGAGATTCGAGGTAAAAGTAGCGTCATGGGATTGAAAGAAGAATACGGAACCGATCCGAACCAACCGTTATTTATATTGGACGGATTCGAAACGGATTTACAGACAGTCATGGATTTGAACATGAACCGGATAGCCTCCGTAACACTTTTAAAGGACGCCGCATCCACGGCAATTTACGGTTCAAGAGCTGCCAACGGTGTATTGGTTATTGAAACGAAAATTCCGGAAAAAGGAGTACTTTCGCTCTCGTACAAAGGAGATTTCAGCATAACCATGGCCGACCTGTCGGACTATAACCTCATGAACGCACGGGAAAAACTGGAGTTCGAAACCAGAGCGGGAAGGTACACCAGCACCACAAACGACCCGATGGACCAAATCGCAATGGACAATCTCAGGAACCAACGTTTACAAGACATCGAACGAGGCGTTAACACCTACTGGCTCAGCGAACCGATTCGCACGGGTTTCGTGCAGAAACACAACCTTTATGCCGAAGGAGGCGAGGAACGCATCCGGTACGGGCTGGGATTAAGTTACGGCAACACGCAAGGAGTGATGAAAGGTTCCGACCGTCAAACGATTAGCGGAAATATCGACTTGGTTTACCGTACGGGGAAATTCCAATTCAGCAATAAATTTATACTGGATTACATGAAAACGAATAATCCTGCCGTTCCTTTCTCGGAATACGCAAAAGCCAATCCTTATTTCAGAAAATACAACAGCGAAGGCGGTATCGACAAATATTTATACTACACGGAAGATCCTGAAGAATATTCCGTACCCAATCCCTTGTGGAACGCTCACCTGAATAATTACGACGTGCAGGATCAATTCGGGTTCACGAACAATTTTATCCTTGAATGGTTTGCCACGAATGATCTACGTGCAAGAGCAAAATTCGGAATTAGCAAAAACAGTTCGACAGCCGAGGTACGTCTTTCTCCGCAACACAGTGATTTTGATGAGATGAGCGAGACAGAAAAAGGACTTTACACGAATGCTCAAACGAAAAACCTGAATTACGAAGGAGATATTTCCGTTACCTACGGACACCTATTCGCAGGAAAGCACATGATAAATGCCGTGGCAGGATTTAATTTTAACACCAAAGAAAATTCCAAAAACGGTTACAAAGCAATCGGTTTTACAGAAGATGAATTTGACGCCCCGTCTTTCACCAACAGCTACCCGGCAGGCTCTAAGCCGACTTACACGGAAAGCAAAACACGTGCCGCCAGTTTCTATATCAACGGGGGATACGCTTATGACAACCGTTACCTGTTTGATTTCAACTACCGCAGTGACGGTACTTCCGTGTTCGGGACGAACAACCGTTTCAGAAACACGTGGTCTGTCGGTTTAGGCTGGAACATTCACGCCGAGAAATTCATGGAGAATTGCGATTTCTTCCAACTATTAAAACTTAGAGGCTCGGTCGGAAACCCGGGAAACCAGAATTTCGCTTCTTATCAAGCATTCTCCACCTACGCTTTCACGCACTGGATGAGCAATATTTTCGGAACTGGAGTTATTCTCGAAGGCTTGGGCAATCCCGATCTGGCATGGCAGGAAACTATCAATTACAGTTTGGGAACCGATGTCACGATGTTCAACGAACGAGTGAACCTCACTGTAGATCTATACCGGAAAAAAACCGACCCGTTAGTAGCAGCCATCACGACACCGAGCTCTATCGGGGTGAAAAGTGTTATGATGAACATGGGACAACTGAAAACAGACGGTATTGAAGTAACGTTAAAAGTTTCACCCATTTACCGCCCGCAAGATCGTTTCGTATGGAATATCAGTCTCAACGGGACACATGCCAAATCAAAATACTCCAAAATCGGAAATAGATTGCAGTCGATGAACGAACAGAATCAAGCAAACTTGAACACCACCAGATACTATGATGGCGGCAGTCCTACTGATATTTGGGCGGTAAGATCGGCAGGAATCGATCCGGCGACAGGTCAAGACTTATTTATCAAGAAAGACGGGACTTATACCTTCACATATGACAAAAATGACGAAGTGGTGGTCGGAAATACCGAACCCAAACTGGAAGGAGTACTCGGAACAACCCTTTACTATAAAGGTTTATCGTTCGGATGTTACCTACGTTACCGGTTAGGAGGTCAGGTTTTCAATAACGCTCTCTACGAAAAGGTGGAAAATATCGACCGGGAAGGGATCAATTATAATCAAGATAAACGGGCTTTATACGACCGTTGGAGTACTCCGGGACAAGAGGCTAAATTCAAAAGAATTTCCCTTTTCCAAACGACCGAAACTTCTTCCCGCTTCGTGATGGACGAGAACACGCTGAGCGGAGAGTCTTTCAACATCGGTTACGAATTTACCCAACCTTTCATCAAGCATATCGGGTTGTCCACATTAACCGTGCAAGCTAACATGAACGATATTTTCAGAGTGTCTTCGGTAAAGAGCGAGCGAGGCATTGACTACCCGTTCGCACGCACGATGTCATTCTCTATATCTGCAACCTTTTAA
- a CDS encoding RagB/SusD family nutrient uptake outer membrane protein codes for MKRKIQLIMLICCTLIFGACDSWLDVKPYDQIAEEDLLNSEAGFQKLLNGVYIELNDENLYGSTLMVEMLELMGGAYKIGDDQGKWGDYIDLNSYKYSTEYWRGRLDKVWEKAYALIMNCNKILDNIENRESLFTGINYDIIRGEALALRAMLHFDMLRLFGPVYMNNPENECIPYYLYQSSNVNDLLPANKVMEYVIHDLQEAEKALANDPIITKGTLMESAGNESNFLRYRALRMNYYAVQGLMARVYLYAGDKSNASIYAKKVITAAEAGTFPFTERTEAKSDRIFSSEVLFALTNTNRVLLFKNYYDPSRNPSFIFTMDEKLLNFLYSASGSSTTSDTRFEANWEQATLPGLTSGARYFYKYNDMSTTGLIQNTMIPMLRLGEMYLIAAESESETLNDGLPYINTLRNKRGISNLGSLTVTDLTYEYMRELYGEGQLFYFYKRTFTTILNRTNSSGSRPAGQAASTQVFVVPLPDTEINNRQ; via the coding sequence ATGAAAAGAAAAATACAATTAATAATGCTTATATGTTGCACCCTTATTTTCGGGGCTTGCGACAGTTGGTTGGACGTGAAACCTTACGACCAGATAGCGGAAGAAGACCTGTTGAACTCGGAAGCCGGTTTCCAGAAATTACTAAACGGCGTGTACATCGAGTTGAACGACGAGAATCTTTACGGAAGTACCCTCATGGTGGAAATGCTAGAACTCATGGGCGGAGCCTACAAGATCGGCGACGACCAAGGGAAATGGGGGGATTATATTGATTTAAACAGCTATAAATATAGCACTGAATACTGGCGGGGACGCTTGGATAAAGTTTGGGAAAAAGCTTACGCCCTGATCATGAACTGTAACAAGATTCTTGATAACATAGAAAACCGGGAATCACTCTTCACGGGTATCAACTATGACATTATCCGGGGAGAAGCCTTGGCTTTGCGTGCCATGTTGCACTTCGATATGTTACGCCTGTTCGGACCGGTTTACATGAACAACCCGGAAAACGAGTGTATCCCCTACTATCTGTACCAATCATCGAATGTAAACGATTTATTACCAGCAAACAAGGTAATGGAATATGTCATTCATGACTTGCAAGAAGCGGAGAAAGCGTTGGCAAATGATCCGATCATCACGAAAGGTACTTTAATGGAATCAGCCGGGAATGAATCCAATTTCCTACGTTACCGGGCATTACGTATGAATTACTACGCGGTACAAGGACTCATGGCACGAGTTTATCTCTATGCGGGGGATAAAAGCAACGCATCCATCTACGCCAAAAAAGTGATCACGGCGGCAGAAGCGGGGACATTCCCGTTCACGGAAAGGACGGAAGCAAAGAGTGACCGGATTTTCTCGTCAGAGGTATTGTTTGCCTTAACGAACACGAATCGAGTTTTGTTATTCAAGAATTACTACGACCCGTCCCGTAACCCGTCGTTTATATTTACCATGGATGAAAAATTATTGAATTTCCTGTACTCGGCGTCGGGTTCCTCTACCACGAGCGACACTCGTTTTGAGGCCAACTGGGAACAAGCTACACTCCCCGGATTGACAAGCGGTGCCCGGTATTTCTATAAATACAATGACATGAGTACTACCGGATTGATACAGAATACAATGATTCCGATGTTAAGGTTAGGGGAGATGTATCTGATCGCCGCAGAAAGCGAATCGGAAACTCTGAATGACGGACTTCCATATATCAACACGTTGAGAAATAAAAGAGGTATCTCGAATCTGGGTTCACTAACCGTAACGGATCTGACCTACGAATACATGCGCGAGTTGTATGGTGAAGGACAATTGTTCTATTTTTATAAACGGACGTTTACCACAATCTTAAACAGAACGAACAGTAGTGGAAGTAGACCTGCAGGCCAAGCGGCATCAACCCAAGTTTTCGTGGTGCCTTTACCCGACACGGAAATCAATAACAGACAATAA
- a CDS encoding DUF4843 domain-containing protein, giving the protein MKTRNIFIWIMLLIMGLTACSEEEVNTYSADEGIYFNQRIRVGNILTDSTNFTFVYIEESQNEATVSIPVQLVGRATDEPRPVNIKVVGGSAKEGDDFVLPVNPVLPAGASSFNYEITLKRSTALQEEAKTIELAIEENEYFRPIITHEITDIQSGTDVTTMRHKIEFSELFTEAPVAWYTYMYPFTPQRFFLTCRVMDIPRSDFNDASKIPSARFQYLISEMRKYVADQLLLENPDPEIFDENGTPIF; this is encoded by the coding sequence ATGAAAACAAGAAATATATTTATATGGATTATGCTGCTCATCATGGGATTAACCGCTTGCTCTGAAGAAGAGGTTAATACTTACAGTGCAGATGAAGGAATCTATTTCAATCAACGTATAAGAGTGGGAAATATACTGACGGATAGCACGAATTTCACGTTCGTGTATATCGAAGAATCACAGAACGAGGCAACCGTGTCCATTCCGGTTCAATTAGTCGGGAGGGCTACTGATGAACCTCGCCCAGTAAACATCAAAGTTGTCGGGGGAAGTGCAAAGGAAGGGGACGATTTCGTGTTACCCGTCAACCCGGTATTACCCGCGGGAGCCAGTTCGTTCAATTATGAAATTACGTTGAAACGTTCGACCGCCCTGCAGGAAGAAGCAAAAACGATTGAGCTCGCCATTGAAGAGAACGAGTATTTCAGACCGATCATCACGCACGAGATCACGGATATCCAAAGCGGTACGGATGTCACGACCATGCGTCATAAAATCGAATTTTCCGAATTGTTCACGGAAGCGCCTGTTGCTTGGTACACTTATATGTACCCATTTACCCCTCAACGTTTCTTTTTGACTTGCCGGGTAATGGACATCCCGCGCTCTGACTTTAATGATGCGTCAAAAATCCCATCCGCCCGCTTCCAATATCTCATATCTGAAATGAGAAAATATGTAGCGGACCAATTGTTATTGGAGAATCCCGATCCGGAAATCTTTGACGAGAACGGAACCCCAATCTTTTAA
- a CDS encoding PKD-like family lipoprotein — MKQILYRIKSLFLLVAIAGGISACADDKGNYNYHDIPEVKIEGIGNSITALAYQNLSIPVQLDGLQADENRYEYEWLAIRQFEAEDANDTASEVLATTKEFNDIISLRPGPYKLIYTVKDKQLDVFYQQQANLSVVTTTSEGWVLLCSENGNVRLDMISTVLGEEVHSKDMLADSDMPFKKGPLALIALSPESTEDMSAVQQVDPTSPFYLVTEEGTTRLHKDAFEWKEEYLMKYEMGDMSDAKPTHITSASYFRMMVTPDGTHSSNFGSGTDALWESRLNYLRNDDNTKEYIQVAPYVGCNITNPMQYAPVFMFYDLNHKQFVYHPGGMYGGLTGDLTVGCLNMSDDEAGGDAFSFPVGYNYVYMENSGRKYSESAMMPGFGFFNNITFTILENNGVYHLYGIALDDYYMALMGMPPYTKTHYANLSNCIDITQAKHFAFSPLNDQMFYAVDGKVYRVNLDTSTPSAQFQFDVPGEITCLKFYLYRNAENARRSYDLIVGSDKGGTDGSELRVYEAIDNLAQITDYKEYHSGFGRIVDIIYKEPITQE; from the coding sequence ATGAAACAGATATTATATAGAATAAAATCACTTTTTTTACTTGTTGCAATAGCAGGTGGAATTAGTGCTTGTGCGGACGATAAAGGCAATTACAATTACCATGATATTCCGGAAGTAAAAATTGAAGGTATCGGTAATTCCATTACGGCTTTGGCTTACCAGAATTTGTCTATCCCCGTGCAATTAGACGGTTTGCAAGCCGATGAAAACCGATATGAATACGAGTGGTTGGCAATCCGGCAGTTCGAAGCGGAAGACGCAAATGACACCGCAAGCGAAGTGTTGGCAACCACAAAAGAATTTAATGACATTATATCTTTACGCCCCGGTCCTTACAAATTGATTTACACGGTAAAGGACAAGCAACTGGATGTATTTTACCAACAACAAGCGAATCTTTCCGTTGTCACGACAACTTCCGAGGGATGGGTTCTTCTTTGTTCCGAAAATGGTAATGTCCGTTTGGATATGATTTCTACCGTGTTAGGAGAAGAAGTACACTCCAAGGATATGCTCGCCGATTCGGATATGCCGTTCAAGAAAGGGCCGCTGGCACTCATTGCTCTTAGTCCGGAAAGCACGGAAGATATGAGTGCCGTACAACAAGTAGATCCTACCTCCCCGTTCTATCTGGTTACCGAAGAAGGAACTACCCGGTTGCATAAAGACGCTTTCGAATGGAAAGAAGAGTATCTTATGAAATACGAAATGGGAGATATGAGCGATGCCAAACCCACTCATATCACATCTGCATCTTATTTCCGCATGATGGTAACACCGGATGGTACACATAGCAGCAATTTCGGTTCCGGAACCGATGCATTATGGGAATCAAGGTTAAATTATCTTCGTAATGACGATAACACGAAAGAATATATACAAGTTGCACCATATGTGGGATGTAACATTACGAACCCAATGCAATATGCCCCGGTATTCATGTTTTATGATTTAAATCACAAACAATTTGTTTATCATCCGGGAGGTATGTACGGCGGATTAACCGGAGATCTAACTGTCGGATGCTTGAATATGAGCGATGATGAAGCCGGAGGTGACGCTTTCTCATTTCCGGTAGGATATAACTACGTTTACATGGAAAATAGCGGACGCAAATATTCCGAATCTGCCATGATGCCCGGCTTCGGCTTCTTCAATAACATCACTTTCACGATTTTGGAGAATAATGGAGTTTATCATCTTTATGGAATTGCATTAGATGATTATTATATGGCATTGATGGGAATGCCGCCTTACACAAAAACCCATTATGCGAACCTCTCCAATTGTATCGATATTACACAAGCAAAACATTTTGCATTCAGTCCTTTGAACGACCAAATGTTTTATGCCGTGGACGGAAAGGTTTACCGGGTGAATCTGGACACGAGTACCCCTTCTGCCCAATTCCAGTTTGACGTGCCGGGAGAAATTACTTGTCTGAAATTCTATCTATACAGGAACGCAGAAAATGCCAGACGTTCTTACGATTTGATCGTGGGCAGCGACAAGGGCGGTACTGACGGAAGTGAACTCAGAGTGTACGAAGCCATTGATAACCTGGCACAAATAACCGATTACAAAGAATATCATTCCGGTTTCGGCAGAATCGTGGATATTATCTATAAAGAACCCATAACTCAAGAATAA
- a CDS encoding TlpA disulfide reductase family protein — MKYILFIAFILSVVSCAKHDGYTLTGLVPEAWEGKPVFLVLDDTNQPHFIDSTKISGGKFKFQGKFEVPRYCTINIYLDPNDRQTRSKIINFSLFIDSTAVEATCNYSGKHPVFQISGSGTQTEYQNYLSEIQPMEDDRSKTFHAYGEAYYSTKDLAKAIDLAKLVTEKRLAIREAKMKYLKAHPESAISVKIAQELSDRNSDLSLKEIEGLFTSLSPEMQNSEMGQALRATIQGRQVFIGSPFIDRELSAPDGSKKKISDFVKPGCTTLIEFWASWCNPCRVEIPHMRNTYNKYHPKGLNIVSISIDSDPKNWHQAMEEEKMPWGQLIDNTKATFRAYNLTGVPSSILVDDKGKIINVNARGGWLDAAMQEIYD, encoded by the coding sequence ATGAAATACATTTTATTTATCGCATTCATTCTATCCGTCGTCAGTTGTGCAAAACACGACGGATATACCCTCACGGGACTCGTCCCCGAAGCATGGGAAGGGAAACCTGTTTTTTTGGTACTGGATGATACGAATCAACCTCATTTTATTGACAGCACGAAAATATCGGGAGGTAAATTCAAATTCCAAGGTAAATTCGAGGTTCCGCGTTATTGCACGATTAACATTTACCTTGATCCCAATGACCGACAGACCCGTAGTAAAATTATAAACTTCTCGTTATTTATCGACAGCACAGCGGTAGAAGCCACTTGCAACTATTCCGGCAAACACCCCGTGTTCCAAATCTCCGGAAGCGGCACACAAACTGAATACCAGAACTACCTGAGCGAGATACAACCCATGGAAGATGACCGGAGTAAAACGTTCCACGCTTACGGGGAAGCCTACTACAGTACGAAGGATTTAGCGAAAGCGATTGACCTTGCCAAACTTGTCACGGAAAAAAGACTCGCGATCAGAGAGGCTAAAATGAAATACCTGAAAGCACACCCCGAATCCGCCATCAGCGTTAAGATAGCGCAAGAACTCTCCGACAGAAATTCCGACCTTTCCCTGAAAGAAATTGAAGGATTGTTCACTAGCCTATCGCCCGAAATGCAAAATTCGGAAATGGGGCAGGCTCTTCGGGCAACAATTCAAGGTAGACAGGTATTTATAGGAAGTCCCTTTATAGACCGGGAACTCTCGGCACCGGACGGAAGTAAAAAGAAAATATCGGATTTCGTAAAACCCGGATGTACTACATTAATCGAATTCTGGGCATCTTGGTGCAACCCCTGCCGTGTGGAAATTCCTCACATGCGTAACACGTACAATAAATACCATCCCAAAGGGTTAAATATCGTGAGTATCTCCATTGACAGTGATCCGAAGAATTGGCATCAAGCCATGGAAGAGGAAAAAATGCCTTGGGGACAGCTTATTGATAATACCAAAGCAACCTTTCGAGCTTATAACCTGACTGGAGTCCCTTCTTCAATCCTTGTAGACGACAAAGGAAAGATCATTAACGTAAACGCAAGAGGCGGATGGCTGGATGCCGCCATGCAGGAAATCTATGATTAA
- a CDS encoding TlpA family protein disulfide reductase produces the protein MRSFLFIILLSIACSCSQKNNDDIVVDFKVENMTYSKVAIVVSPEMIKEMELDKHGKATCTLQGDVIYARLFYGEEAKNVFFRKGDRVTISFDANNFKDGMKFEGKNAPVIEYLNSITYAPINPPDYERSLDGIINLANEKIDEATALLKARKLETTNPEFVKLEEGRIKYSYLVSLVMYPMGHIMFDTTYRPNEEYYSTLEQYVQEDESLIDLDIYREFIIESALILGSKDKEISGIYNKNVARMKYIAQHFKNDKLKQSLLNEIAVRQIKKNGINNITELENIYNTYVTDPTLRAAYKTEYDKWNIAVAGKLSPDFEAKDINGKTYSLKDFKGKYLYIDMWATWCGPCKREMPYLKELEKKMEGKNITFLGLSTDEDKAAWEKMVKSGELSGVQLLLGRGSQFQRDYNINGIPHFILIDPDGKIINPKTVRPSSPDAEKILNALPNI, from the coding sequence ATGAGAAGCTTTTTATTTATTATTTTACTCTCGATCGCCTGCTCTTGTTCACAGAAGAACAACGACGATATTGTCGTGGACTTCAAAGTGGAAAACATGACCTATTCCAAGGTCGCTATTGTTGTCAGCCCGGAAATGATCAAGGAAATGGAACTGGACAAACACGGGAAAGCCACCTGTACATTACAGGGTGATGTGATATACGCCCGTCTGTTTTATGGCGAGGAAGCCAAGAATGTTTTTTTCCGGAAAGGCGATCGTGTAACGATTTCTTTTGATGCCAACAATTTTAAGGACGGCATGAAATTCGAGGGAAAGAACGCCCCGGTGATAGAATATCTTAATTCTATCACTTATGCCCCGATAAATCCCCCCGACTACGAGCGTTCACTGGACGGAATTATCAACCTTGCCAACGAGAAGATAGACGAGGCTACCGCCTTACTGAAAGCCCGGAAGCTGGAAACGACAAATCCCGAATTTGTAAAACTGGAAGAGGGACGAATTAAATATTCATATCTAGTCAGTCTGGTCATGTATCCCATGGGACATATCATGTTCGACACGACTTATCGCCCGAACGAGGAGTATTATTCAACGTTGGAACAATATGTACAAGAGGACGAGAGTCTGATTGACCTCGACATTTACAGGGAATTTATTATAGAGTCCGCCCTTATACTTGGAAGCAAGGATAAAGAAATCTCCGGCATTTACAATAAAAATGTTGCCCGAATGAAATATATCGCTCAACATTTCAAAAATGACAAGCTAAAACAATCTCTTCTTAACGAAATTGCAGTCAGACAGATAAAGAAAAACGGTATTAATAATATCACCGAGCTGGAAAATATTTACAATACCTACGTGACTGACCCGACTTTACGGGCTGCCTATAAAACAGAGTACGACAAATGGAATATTGCCGTTGCCGGAAAACTTTCCCCGGACTTCGAAGCAAAGGACATTAACGGCAAAACTTACTCCTTGAAGGATTTCAAAGGGAAGTATTTATATATCGATATGTGGGCAACGTGGTGCGGTCCCTGCAAAAGAGAAATGCCCTACCTGAAAGAACTGGAAAAGAAAATGGAAGGAAAAAATATCACCTTCCTCGGTCTTTCCACTGACGAGGACAAAGCGGCATGGGAAAAAATGGTCAAATCGGGAGAACTCTCCGGCGTTCAACTTTTGCTTGGGCGAGGGAGTCAATTCCAACGGGATTATAATATCAACGGCATCCCTCATTTCATTCTTATTGATCCGGATGGCAAGATTATTAACCCCAAAACTGTCCGTCCTTCTTCCCCGGACGCCGAAAAGATTTTAAACGCTCTTCCCAATATTTAA
- a CDS encoding o-succinylbenzoate synthase — translation MLRATYTRYILKFKQPAGTSRGILTEKETWFVKVWYSEQPEIYGLGECALFRGLSADDTPNYEKKLAYICQNINTLMLYELKGLSSILFGLDTAIADLNNGGKRIIYPTPFTEGQTDIEINGLIWMGDKDTMRQRIIEKLDAGFHCVKLKIGAIDFEEELDLLRYIRKQFSKEVVELRVDANGAFTPQEAPRKLEELSRYDIHSIEQPIRQGQWEEMAILCRNTPIPIALDEELIGIEVSDKSKLLDMICPQYIVIKPSLLGSFSGSWEWIARSQERNIGWWITSALESNIGLNAIAQWTAYLQTFLPTGMPQGLGTGQLYTNNIPSPLEQTGSTIRYNPQVNWDLSQISF, via the coding sequence ATGTTACGAGCAACGTACACGAGATACATTCTGAAATTCAAACAGCCCGCAGGAACCTCCCGCGGCATTCTCACGGAGAAGGAAACTTGGTTTGTCAAAGTCTGGTATTCGGAACAACCCGAAATATACGGACTGGGAGAGTGTGCTTTATTTCGGGGATTAAGTGCAGACGACACGCCCAATTACGAGAAAAAATTGGCATATATCTGCCAAAATATCAACACTCTCATGCTTTACGAACTTAAAGGATTGAGTTCTATCCTATTCGGCTTGGATACCGCCATAGCAGATTTAAATAATGGTGGCAAACGCATCATTTACCCCACCCCTTTCACCGAAGGGCAAACAGATATCGAAATCAACGGTTTGATCTGGATGGGCGACAAAGACACCATGCGCCAACGGATTATAGAAAAACTGGACGCCGGATTCCATTGTGTCAAACTGAAAATCGGGGCTATCGATTTCGAGGAAGAACTAGATTTATTACGCTATATCCGAAAACAATTCAGCAAAGAAGTCGTCGAGTTGCGAGTGGACGCAAACGGGGCTTTTACCCCGCAAGAGGCTCCCCGTAAACTGGAAGAACTGTCACGTTATGATATCCACTCGATCGAACAACCTATCCGCCAAGGGCAGTGGGAAGAAATGGCTATTCTATGCCGGAACACTCCAATCCCCATCGCCCTGGACGAAGAACTGATAGGGATTGAGGTTTCTGACAAAAGTAAATTACTTGACATGATCTGCCCTCAATACATTGTAATAAAACCATCGCTTTTAGGTAGTTTTTCGGGTTCATGGGAATGGATTGCCCGATCCCAAGAACGCAACATTGGTTGGTGGATCACTTCCGCCCTGGAATCCAATATCGGGCTTAATGCCATCGCACAATGGACAGCTTATCTTCAAACTTTCCTCCCCACGGGTATGCCCCAAGGCCTTGGAACAGGACAACTCTATACGAATAATATCCCTTCACCCCTAGAACAAACCGGCTCAACCATCCGGTACAACCCACAGGTAAATTGGGATTTATCTCAAATTTCATTCTAA